The proteins below are encoded in one region of Anguilla anguilla isolate fAngAng1 chromosome 3, fAngAng1.pri, whole genome shotgun sequence:
- the si:dkey-67c22.2 gene encoding serine/arginine repetitive matrix protein 2 isoform X3, whose protein sequence is MPQRVTSDAQPNGGVSHPTQKPGLGKKMADPSESAGEPHSPPRPLLPAEHARLTKLAEEGDGTPSTAPLEEPANKEGSETPRKKNKKHKRHKSKKKKKKRKEEKESSSESGAESDGETRGLTSVKTEVPPEEQPDPVGEVGGAPPLSALTGEEGDGKSKKQKRHTGKKKKKRRKRGEEEKQEKKSPSRSRSESTSASGSESEMESRPPSGLPPPASPTVRPLSGLPPPASPTAPPTDGASPDSTPATESLGCKEEESKPSAGDAACAPEEAPPSATDVGGASSPAEGEGAEHNGDSAGGFCTAQDLPDIIPKQESAHREDVPRADTDAAADTNGKREDRSEEKHGSRSRSRSRSLSKTGREASRQSPARKSRSRSLSAKRESAKPSARARSSSRHRTSPKRKRRSRSTSRKKRRSKSRSHTRIRRSRSRSVRRRQSRSRSVVRVRRSRSRSLSRRKRSRSRSRRRARRTRSRSIRRGRRSRSRSRSRHRRSRSRSFRRLRRTRSRSVVILRRNRRSRSPRRNRSRSRSPKRRRSKTPSPRRSRRTKSRSPARRRPRSKSRSPRRSSRSPHRSKRSKSRSPGRRHRSKSKSPKRGGKRSKSPKRNKRSISSSPHRNKSKSRSVSGDRQSCETSPSPAKGGDGGPKSGSPDRDRQDTDLSMDLTSPDKLGKEAGETGPEAGKTEEKSSDLNPETGPEQAADLPEPEPEPEAVSTGGWKPVPFLVDSKAKAAPAPSKAPVDTQESSSPPMPPAEKCFTCELPPTNQASPEHAVLDAAPDDSQSKPCVTTSRSRSVSPETKGEGHSQEDPTEENPDMPAMSPQEHRRSRSSSPAKHDGNHSRSPSPSKPAAEEEPKSPLVSKNEKSSKQRSSPSPAKKKSSKSRSPSRRKKSRSRSPARRKRSPSNSSSPRKRSPSKSTTRRKKSKSKSPARKRKSRSPSRSRKRKSKSRSPVRRRRSRSKSAARKRKSRSKSRTRNKRSKSRSPRRKRSKSRSPARKKRSKSRSPVRRRRSKSADKSKRSKSRSPARKRRSRSRSRVRRSRSRRSRSSSRRRRSGFPLDRRDRWRRTPSHSPILILRKRRSTSRTRRSTSKTPPRLTELDKDQLLEIAKANAAAMCAKAGVPIPESLRPKAILQLPLPTPVPTPLSLPLPLPMNLPMNLPLNMPNMPNMNMPNMNMPNMNMPNMNMPNMNMPNMNMPNMNMPNMSMSAAVATMTAALSTMSALSAMPNLPALPTITNKPPPMAMPNTANIEEVKRKVTQKANSISIKELTEKCKKIAESKEEMAIAQPHVSDDEDERPPKGSSFSLS, encoded by the exons ATGCCACAAAG agtGACGAGCGACGCTCAGCCCAACGGCGGGGTCTCCCATCCCACGCAGAAGCCCGGCCTGGGGAAGAAGATGGCCGACCCATCCGAGAGCGCGGGGGagccccactcacccccccgccccctgctgccaGCGGAACATGCCAGACTCACAAAACTAG CTGAAGAGGGCGACGGTACGCCGAGCACCGCCCCGTTGGAGGAGCCGGCCAATAAGGAGGGCAGCGAGACGCCGCGcaagaaaaacaagaagcaCAAACGACACAAAagcaagaagaaaaagaagaaacgcaaggaggagaaggagagcagCTCGGAGtcgggggcggagtcagacGGCGAGACGCGCGGCCTCACCAG tgtgaaGACTGAAGTCCCACCTGAGGAACAGCCTGATCCTGTAGGGGAAGTGGGCGgagcccctcctctctcag CTCTTACAGGGGAAGAGGGTGACGGGAAGTCCAAAAAGCAGAAACGACACACgggcaagaagaagaagaagaggaggaagagaggtgaAGAGGAGAAGCAGGAGAAGAAGAGTCCCTCCCGCTCGCGCTCTGAGAGCACCTCGGCCTCTGGGTCTGAGTCAGAGATGGAGTCCCGGCCCCCCTCTGGGCTGccccctcccgcctcccccACTGTCCGCCCCCTCTCTGGGCTGCCCCCTCCCGCgtcccccactgccccccctaCAGACGGGGCATCCCCCGACTCCACACCCGCTACCGAGTCGCTGGGCTGCAAAGAGGAGGAGTCCAAACCCAGCGCGGGAGACGCGGCGTGTGCCCCCGAGGAGGCCCCGCCCTCTGCCACCGACGTTGGCGGGGCCTCCTCGCCCGCGGAGGGCGAAGGGGCGGAGCATAACGGCGACTCGGCCGGCGGGTTCTGCACGGCTCAGGACCTGCCGGACATAATCCCCAAACAGGAGAGCGCGCACAGGGAGGACGTCCCGCGGGCGGACACGGACGCCGCGGCCGACACCAACGGGAAGCGGGAGGACCGGAGCGAGGAGAAGCACGGCAGCCGCTCCAGGTCGCGGTCCCGGTCCCTTTCTAAGACCGGGAGGGAAGCGTCGCGGCAAAGCCCCGCGAGGAAGAGCCGCAGCCGGTCACTGAGCGCCAAGCGCGAGTCCGCCAAACCCAGCGCCCGCGCCCGGTCCTCCTCCCGCCACAGGACCAGCCCAAAGAGGAAGCGCAGGTCCCGCTCCACCTCCAGGAAGAAGCGTCGCTCCAAGTCACGGTCACACACCAGGATTCGGAGGTCCAGGTCCCGGTCCGTGCGACGCAGGCAGAGCAGATCCAGGTCTGTTGTGCGTGTCCGTCGGTCCCGCTCCCGGTCCCTCTCCAGGCGGAAGAGGTCGCGGTCCCGGTCTCGCCGGCGCGCTCGGAGGACCAGGTCGCGCTCGATCCGGAGAGGCAGgcggtcccggtcccggtcccgcTCGCGCCACCGGCGCTCTCGGTCCCGGTCCTTCAGACGGCTTCGGCGGACCCGGTCTCGATCCGTCGTGATCCTCAGGAGGAACCGGCGGTCTCGATCGCCGCGGCGCAACCGATCGCGGTCCAGGTCTCCAAAGAGACGGCGGTCTAAGACCCCATCGCCACGACGATCAAGGCGGACCAAGTCCAGGTCGCCGGCAAGGAGGCGCCCGCGTTCCAAGTCTCGATCCCCAAGGCGGAGTTCTAGGTCCCCCCATCGGAGCAAACGATCAAAGTCAAGGTCCCCAGGGAGACGTCATCGCTCAAAGTCCAAGTCCCCCAAACGCGGTGGTAAACGTTCAAAATCTCCCAAGAGGAACAAGCGTTCAATCTCGAGCTCCCCCCACAGGAACAAATCGAAGTCTAGATCTGTCTCGGGAGACAGGCAGTCGTGTGAAACGAGTCCCTCTCCTGCAAAAGGGGGAGACGGGGGCCCGAAGAGTGGTTCTCCCGACCGAGACCGCCAAGACACGGACCTCAGTATGGACCTGACCTCCCCTGACAAGCTGGGGAAAGAAGCTGGTGAGACGGGCCCTGAAGCTGGGAAGACCGAGGAGAAGTCCTCAGATCTGAACCCCGAAACGGGACCAGAGCAGGCTGCGGACctcccagaaccagaaccagaaccagaggcAGTTTCCACCGGGGGCTGGAAGCCTGTGCCGTTTCTAGTGGACAGCAAGGCCAAGGCTGCCCCTGCACCCTCTAAAGCACCCGTCGACACCCAGGAGAGCAGTTCTCCACCAATGCCCCCCGCTGAGAAGTGCTTTACCTGCGAGCTGCCTCCCACCAATCAGGCCTCGCCAGAGCATGCGGTACTTGACGCTGCCCCTGACGATAGCCAATCAAAACCTTGCGTCACCACCTCGAGATCTCGGTCTGTCTCCCCTGAGACTAAAGGAGAGGGGCATAGCCAGGAGGATCCCACGGAGGAGAACCCTGACATGCCCGCCATGTCACCGCAGGAGCATCGGAGGTCCAGGTCATCCTCTCCTGCCAAACACGATGGCAACCACTCCAGATCACCGTCGCCCTCCAAGCCTGCTGCTGAAGAGGAGCCTAAATCCCCATTAGTCAGCAAAAATGAGAAATCATCCAAGCAAAGGagctccccctctcctgctAAGAAGAAAAGCTCAAAGTCCAGATCACCCTCCCGGAGGAAGAAGTCCCGGTCCCGCTCACCCGCGCGCAGAAAGCGCTCGCCTTCCAACTCGTCCTCTCCACGAAAACGGTCCCCGTCCAAATCCACCACTCGAAGGAAGAAGTCCAAGTCAAAGTCTCCGGCGAGGAAGAGGAAATCCAGGTCTCCCTCTCGCAGCCGGAAGAGAAAATCCAAATCTAGGTCTCCCGTGAGGAGGCGGCGGTCCAGGTCCAAATCCGCAGCAAGGAAGCGGAAGTCACGTTCAAAGTCCAGAACCAGGAACAAGCGCTCGAAGTCCAGATCCCCCAGGAGGAAGCGCTCCAAGTCCAGGTCACCAGCGAGGAAGAAGCGCTCCAAGTCCCGGTCACCGGTGCGCAGGAGGAGGTCCAAATCGGCGGACAAGAGCAAGCGGTCGAAGTCCCGCTCTCCGGCCCGTAAGAGGCGGTCGCGGTCCCGCTCCAGGGTCCGGCGCTCCCGCTCCAGGCGCTCCCGGTCCAGCTCCCGCCGGCGGAGGAGCGGGTTCCCGCTCGACCGCCGCGACCGATGGAGGCGCACCCCGAGCCACTCCCCCATCCTCATCCTGCGCAAGAGAAGGTCCACCTCCAGAACCCGGCGCAGCACCAGCAAGACCCCACCCCGCCTCACCGAACTGG ATAAGGACCAGCTGCTGGAGATCGCCAAGGCCAACGCGGCCGCCATGTGCGCCAAGGCTGGTGTGCCCATCCCCGAGAGCCTGCGGCCCAAAGCCATCCTGCAGCTGCCTCTGCCCACCCCAGTGCCCACACCCCTGTCCTtacccctgcccctgcccatGAACCTGCCCATGAACCTACCACTGAACATGCCCAATATGCCCAACATGAATATGCCCAACATGAACATGCCCAATATGAATATGCCCAATATGAATATGCCCAATATGAACATGCCCAATATGAATATGCCCAACATGAACATGCCCAACATGAGTATGAGCGCTGCCGTAGCAACCATGACCGCCGCCCTGTCCACCATGAGCGCCCTGTCGGCCATGCCCAACCTGCCCGCCCTGCCCACCATCACCAACAAGCCCCCGCCCATGGCCATGCCCAACACCGCCAACATCGAGGAGGTGAAGAGGAAGGTCACGCAGAAGGCCAACAGCATCAGCATCAAGGAGCTCACGGAG AAGTGTAAGAAGATCGCAGAGAGCAAGGAGGAGATGGCCATCGCCCAACCGCACGTCTCTGACGACGAGGACGAGAGACCCCCCAAGGGCAGCTCCTTCAGTCTCAGC TAA
- the si:dkey-67c22.2 gene encoding serine/arginine repetitive matrix protein 2 isoform X4, producing MADPSESAGEPHSPPRPLLPAEHARLTKLAEEGDGTPSTAPLEEPANKEGSETPRKKNKKHKRHKSKKKKKKRKEEKESSSESGAESDGETRGLTSVKTEVPPEEQPDPVGEVGGAPPLSALTGEEGDGKSKKQKRHTGKKKKKRRKRGEEEKQEKKSPSRSRSESTSASGSESEMESRPPSGLPPPASPTVRPLSGLPPPASPTAPPTDGASPDSTPATESLGCKEEESKPSAGDAACAPEEAPPSATDVGGASSPAEGEGAEHNGDSAGGFCTAQDLPDIIPKQESAHREDVPRADTDAAADTNGKREDRSEEKHGSRSRSRSRSLSKTGREASRQSPARKSRSRSLSAKRESAKPSARARSSSRHRTSPKRKRRSRSTSRKKRRSKSRSHTRIRRSRSRSVRRRQSRSRSVVRVRRSRSRSLSRRKRSRSRSRRRARRTRSRSIRRGRRSRSRSRSRHRRSRSRSFRRLRRTRSRSVVILRRNRRSRSPRRNRSRSRSPKRRRSKTPSPRRSRRTKSRSPARRRPRSKSRSPRRSSRSPHRSKRSKSRSPGRRHRSKSKSPKRGGKRSKSPKRNKRSISSSPHRNKSKSRSVSGDRQSCETSPSPAKGGDGGPKSGSPDRDRQDTDLSMDLTSPDKLGKEAGETGPEAGKTEEKSSDLNPETGPEQAADLPEPEPEPEAVSTGGWKPVPFLVDSKAKAAPAPSKAPVDTQESSSPPMPPAEKCFTCELPPTNQASPEHAVLDAAPDDSQSKPCVTTSRSRSVSPETKGEGHSQEDPTEENPDMPAMSPQEHRRSRSSSPAKHDGNHSRSPSPSKPAAEEEPKSPLVSKNEKSSKQRSSPSPAKKKSSKSRSPSRRKKSRSRSPARRKRSPSNSSSPRKRSPSKSTTRRKKSKSKSPARKRKSRSPSRSRKRKSKSRSPVRRRRSRSKSAARKRKSRSKSRTRNKRSKSRSPRRKRSKSRSPARKKRSKSRSPVRRRRSKSADKSKRSKSRSPARKRRSRSRSRVRRSRSRRSRSSSRRRRSGFPLDRRDRWRRTPSHSPILILRKRRSTSRTRRSTSKTPPRLTELDKDQLLEIAKANAAAMCAKAGVPIPESLRPKAILQLPLPTPVPTPLSLPLPLPMNLPMNLPLNMPNMPNMNMPNMNMPNMNMPNMNMPNMNMPNMNMPNMNMPNMSMSAAVATMTAALSTMSALSAMPNLPALPTITNKPPPMAMPNTANIEEVKRKVTQKANSISIKELTEKCKKIAESKEEMAIAQPHVSDDEDERPPKGSSFSLS from the exons ATGGCCGACCCATCCGAGAGCGCGGGGGagccccactcacccccccgccccctgctgccaGCGGAACATGCCAGACTCACAAAACTAG CTGAAGAGGGCGACGGTACGCCGAGCACCGCCCCGTTGGAGGAGCCGGCCAATAAGGAGGGCAGCGAGACGCCGCGcaagaaaaacaagaagcaCAAACGACACAAAagcaagaagaaaaagaagaaacgcaaggaggagaaggagagcagCTCGGAGtcgggggcggagtcagacGGCGAGACGCGCGGCCTCACCAG tgtgaaGACTGAAGTCCCACCTGAGGAACAGCCTGATCCTGTAGGGGAAGTGGGCGgagcccctcctctctcag CTCTTACAGGGGAAGAGGGTGACGGGAAGTCCAAAAAGCAGAAACGACACACgggcaagaagaagaagaagaggaggaagagaggtgaAGAGGAGAAGCAGGAGAAGAAGAGTCCCTCCCGCTCGCGCTCTGAGAGCACCTCGGCCTCTGGGTCTGAGTCAGAGATGGAGTCCCGGCCCCCCTCTGGGCTGccccctcccgcctcccccACTGTCCGCCCCCTCTCTGGGCTGCCCCCTCCCGCgtcccccactgccccccctaCAGACGGGGCATCCCCCGACTCCACACCCGCTACCGAGTCGCTGGGCTGCAAAGAGGAGGAGTCCAAACCCAGCGCGGGAGACGCGGCGTGTGCCCCCGAGGAGGCCCCGCCCTCTGCCACCGACGTTGGCGGGGCCTCCTCGCCCGCGGAGGGCGAAGGGGCGGAGCATAACGGCGACTCGGCCGGCGGGTTCTGCACGGCTCAGGACCTGCCGGACATAATCCCCAAACAGGAGAGCGCGCACAGGGAGGACGTCCCGCGGGCGGACACGGACGCCGCGGCCGACACCAACGGGAAGCGGGAGGACCGGAGCGAGGAGAAGCACGGCAGCCGCTCCAGGTCGCGGTCCCGGTCCCTTTCTAAGACCGGGAGGGAAGCGTCGCGGCAAAGCCCCGCGAGGAAGAGCCGCAGCCGGTCACTGAGCGCCAAGCGCGAGTCCGCCAAACCCAGCGCCCGCGCCCGGTCCTCCTCCCGCCACAGGACCAGCCCAAAGAGGAAGCGCAGGTCCCGCTCCACCTCCAGGAAGAAGCGTCGCTCCAAGTCACGGTCACACACCAGGATTCGGAGGTCCAGGTCCCGGTCCGTGCGACGCAGGCAGAGCAGATCCAGGTCTGTTGTGCGTGTCCGTCGGTCCCGCTCCCGGTCCCTCTCCAGGCGGAAGAGGTCGCGGTCCCGGTCTCGCCGGCGCGCTCGGAGGACCAGGTCGCGCTCGATCCGGAGAGGCAGgcggtcccggtcccggtcccgcTCGCGCCACCGGCGCTCTCGGTCCCGGTCCTTCAGACGGCTTCGGCGGACCCGGTCTCGATCCGTCGTGATCCTCAGGAGGAACCGGCGGTCTCGATCGCCGCGGCGCAACCGATCGCGGTCCAGGTCTCCAAAGAGACGGCGGTCTAAGACCCCATCGCCACGACGATCAAGGCGGACCAAGTCCAGGTCGCCGGCAAGGAGGCGCCCGCGTTCCAAGTCTCGATCCCCAAGGCGGAGTTCTAGGTCCCCCCATCGGAGCAAACGATCAAAGTCAAGGTCCCCAGGGAGACGTCATCGCTCAAAGTCCAAGTCCCCCAAACGCGGTGGTAAACGTTCAAAATCTCCCAAGAGGAACAAGCGTTCAATCTCGAGCTCCCCCCACAGGAACAAATCGAAGTCTAGATCTGTCTCGGGAGACAGGCAGTCGTGTGAAACGAGTCCCTCTCCTGCAAAAGGGGGAGACGGGGGCCCGAAGAGTGGTTCTCCCGACCGAGACCGCCAAGACACGGACCTCAGTATGGACCTGACCTCCCCTGACAAGCTGGGGAAAGAAGCTGGTGAGACGGGCCCTGAAGCTGGGAAGACCGAGGAGAAGTCCTCAGATCTGAACCCCGAAACGGGACCAGAGCAGGCTGCGGACctcccagaaccagaaccagaaccagaggcAGTTTCCACCGGGGGCTGGAAGCCTGTGCCGTTTCTAGTGGACAGCAAGGCCAAGGCTGCCCCTGCACCCTCTAAAGCACCCGTCGACACCCAGGAGAGCAGTTCTCCACCAATGCCCCCCGCTGAGAAGTGCTTTACCTGCGAGCTGCCTCCCACCAATCAGGCCTCGCCAGAGCATGCGGTACTTGACGCTGCCCCTGACGATAGCCAATCAAAACCTTGCGTCACCACCTCGAGATCTCGGTCTGTCTCCCCTGAGACTAAAGGAGAGGGGCATAGCCAGGAGGATCCCACGGAGGAGAACCCTGACATGCCCGCCATGTCACCGCAGGAGCATCGGAGGTCCAGGTCATCCTCTCCTGCCAAACACGATGGCAACCACTCCAGATCACCGTCGCCCTCCAAGCCTGCTGCTGAAGAGGAGCCTAAATCCCCATTAGTCAGCAAAAATGAGAAATCATCCAAGCAAAGGagctccccctctcctgctAAGAAGAAAAGCTCAAAGTCCAGATCACCCTCCCGGAGGAAGAAGTCCCGGTCCCGCTCACCCGCGCGCAGAAAGCGCTCGCCTTCCAACTCGTCCTCTCCACGAAAACGGTCCCCGTCCAAATCCACCACTCGAAGGAAGAAGTCCAAGTCAAAGTCTCCGGCGAGGAAGAGGAAATCCAGGTCTCCCTCTCGCAGCCGGAAGAGAAAATCCAAATCTAGGTCTCCCGTGAGGAGGCGGCGGTCCAGGTCCAAATCCGCAGCAAGGAAGCGGAAGTCACGTTCAAAGTCCAGAACCAGGAACAAGCGCTCGAAGTCCAGATCCCCCAGGAGGAAGCGCTCCAAGTCCAGGTCACCAGCGAGGAAGAAGCGCTCCAAGTCCCGGTCACCGGTGCGCAGGAGGAGGTCCAAATCGGCGGACAAGAGCAAGCGGTCGAAGTCCCGCTCTCCGGCCCGTAAGAGGCGGTCGCGGTCCCGCTCCAGGGTCCGGCGCTCCCGCTCCAGGCGCTCCCGGTCCAGCTCCCGCCGGCGGAGGAGCGGGTTCCCGCTCGACCGCCGCGACCGATGGAGGCGCACCCCGAGCCACTCCCCCATCCTCATCCTGCGCAAGAGAAGGTCCACCTCCAGAACCCGGCGCAGCACCAGCAAGACCCCACCCCGCCTCACCGAACTGG ATAAGGACCAGCTGCTGGAGATCGCCAAGGCCAACGCGGCCGCCATGTGCGCCAAGGCTGGTGTGCCCATCCCCGAGAGCCTGCGGCCCAAAGCCATCCTGCAGCTGCCTCTGCCCACCCCAGTGCCCACACCCCTGTCCTtacccctgcccctgcccatGAACCTGCCCATGAACCTACCACTGAACATGCCCAATATGCCCAACATGAATATGCCCAACATGAACATGCCCAATATGAATATGCCCAATATGAATATGCCCAATATGAACATGCCCAATATGAATATGCCCAACATGAACATGCCCAACATGAGTATGAGCGCTGCCGTAGCAACCATGACCGCCGCCCTGTCCACCATGAGCGCCCTGTCGGCCATGCCCAACCTGCCCGCCCTGCCCACCATCACCAACAAGCCCCCGCCCATGGCCATGCCCAACACCGCCAACATCGAGGAGGTGAAGAGGAAGGTCACGCAGAAGGCCAACAGCATCAGCATCAAGGAGCTCACGGAG AAGTGTAAGAAGATCGCAGAGAGCAAGGAGGAGATGGCCATCGCCCAACCGCACGTCTCTGACGACGAGGACGAGAGACCCCCCAAGGGCAGCTCCTTCAGTCTCAGC TAA